GAGTAACATCTTCCGAACCGAAATAGCTCAATTTCAATGGAAAGATCAGGATTTGATCTGCTTAGAACAGTGGGAATGTAGAATGAGACGAGGAAGATGTCGTTCAGCAGATCATTCTTGTGTCTCAAATTGCATCCATGTGCATCTTCTGTTCACTGTAACTTGTGTGTCCAGCATTATTCACATAGTTTCGTATGTGCAGCTATTGTTCTGTGTTCCCACATCATGATCCCACATTGATCCCCACGGACAGGGCTGTTAAGTGCACTTTGTAGTACGACAGCTGTTCAGGTAAGTGTATTTAAAAGagaatatgtgtatgtgtgtgtgtgtgtgtgtacgtgtgtgtgtgtgtgtgtgtgtgtgtgtgtgtgcatgcgcttGGGTTCTGCAGTGGTTGGATGACTCACCATCAATCATGTGACTAAACAGTCTCCCCCTTcttcccctccccctccccttctttcattttttctttctttattttatgaacGGCAGGAAATGGGTTGAGACTTAACCTTTTACACGTGTCACTTGATGCTAGAAGGACGTTTATATTGTTCAATATGAAGAACAGTGGCATACAAATCGTGTACTATTTAGAGAGCATTGGAAGCTAGAGCTGCCTGACATGAGTTCTCTGGATGGAAGGTGCTGGTTAACCATCCCACCATTGTAATTCCTCAACTGCGTTAAGTGGGAAATGTGACttatacatttaaattgacattttacagcatttggcagacgcccttatccagagcgacttacaacgtgcttccaagttaccatcgatgaagtgatcaattctggttcactaggacccccaactatgaatacaatcttattattcactctgttgtagtttctatacataattcagacaataagaaagttacaagttaatctaaatactctttaaagaggaagatcttgagctgccgtttgaaagtactcagtacctgtgctgttctgacctcggggggaagttcattccaaccATCGAGGggtcaagacggagaagagtctagatgagtgtcttccatttacatttacatttacgcccttatccagagcgacttacaatcagtatttacagggagcaacttactttactttatttagcagacgcttttatccaaagcaacttacaagaggaagacaccaccaactcagggttaagtgtcttgctcagggacacgatggtagttagtgggaacctgggtcttctggttcataggcgagtgtgttacccactaggctactacccccctttttccttcagagatggagggaccaggcgagcagcagactggaggctctgagtatacgaggtgcagtgtgaggtataatgagggctgtgaggtaggatggggatactccatgtttggcgttgtagtccagcatcagtatttttctgatgcgtgcagctactgggagccagtggaggtaacgtagcagagGGCTGGTGTggaagaatttgggaaggttgaagatcagtcgtgctgctgcattttgtattagttgtataGGTCGGATGGTCTGTTTACAACATCCTTGTCCATAAAGAGGGCCGGCATCCATTCAACTTGCATCACTACCATGCTGTAATAGTGCTATATTCAGACAGAGTCTACAAGGAAGAGCCAGTGAAGGACTGAAAGATGTCCTCAGTAACTCAAACTATTCCTTAGTGTGAACACAAGAGCAGGAAGCTCATGAACTGAAGATGCAGGTGATGGAAGAGAGGAGGCTATTGACAAGTTAAAACAGCCCCTATTTCTGTATTAGTAGACAGTATAACAGTCCCTCACATGTATCTGTGAAGACCATTGCATCCCAGAGAGCATCCCAGGCTGGCTAAACTGCTCAGGCTTCTTGAGTGCTAAAATGCTGAGGTGGGTAGTAACCAGTTGcatttactccattacatttacttGAGGTTTACAACGttatactttttacttttgctTGACTACATGAATTAGAAACTCtactcttactttgctacattggacaacacttcactttttttaaaccatttattccatacattagATACATTTTTGACAGATGCCGCAAGTAGATCTAACACATGACTATGTTTCACCATTCAAACGTAGCAACAAAGAAATCACATGACTGTATCGCCAATCAGACGTAAACATGCAGCCACATGACCTCATACAAGCTGCACAGACTCATCTCACAGCAAAGACATGaaatgaaattctttttttaatgctactcatacttgagtaaaatgTTTGGCTACTCTGCCCAGCTCTGCTAAGAAGGCACCTTCACCACATGCCTTCAGAAAAAAACGTACAGAACAATGCTTAATCACAGGCAAGCCAACAGTGATTAAACACAGATCAAATACAGGTTAAGTAAATGAGGTACCAACTAGAACATGCAGTGCAACCCGGTTTACAGTGTATGGGGCTGTGTAGCTGCAGATCGATCAGAGCACCCATGCTGGCCCCTGTCCACCAGGGAAAGCTCCTACAAGGGTCTGGTCTGACAAATCCCACTTCTTTTTATGTCAGGCGGGTGGATGTGTGTGCATTATTTACCTGGACCACAACAAGACATGTCAGTGAAGGCGGTATGATGCTCTGAAAGCGTTCAGTCATGCATTTATGTGGatgtaccacctacctaaaGTCAAAATCAGGTGGGAAAAGGGCAGACTGGGCCCATGGGCATAttctatacattttattatgaaaCTGGTTAACAAAAGAAGACCAACATACATCAATGGAAAACGAGAAGTTGAATGTTAAGACAAATCTTGGAATCCCAGTGACAGTAGCATGGAAAGCAGAGGAAAGGCGGCAGTTAGATATGTCCACGGACTGCTGAACACTGGTCTGACCAGCCATGTATAGTCTTCAGTGCAACAAGAAGTTAGTCAACAAGAATTTCACCTGAAAAATCTGTGTCTGTGAATTACCTAAGCAGGTAAATACGCTTGTGCTATAGATGAGGTGGCTAAGAATTCAGATTGGTTTATTACCAAAACCGCATTATGAGAGATAGATtgtgacaactttttttttgcagctgccTCTGACACAAAATCAGTTTTGTTTTCTGTCATGCCCATGAATGTTCTATGCATTAAGAGGTGTGGACATTATCCATGACGTCTGACATGATCTGACATGATAATTAGTTCCCGGCACATCCCAATTCAACAAATCGGTGGCAAATCTACTGCATTGGATGGTCATGTCGCCTCCTTTTTGTATGCTGTTTTTTCGGCTGATGAACTTGTCCTTTCGAAACGTGGAGGAAAATGTTCCTCTAAGCAGTTTTTGCAGGTGGTTGCAACGAATACCAATGCATGGCCTGATGCTCGTAAGCGTGCACTTCTTTTACTCTGCCTACCTGGAGACAGAGTCACAGACACGCTTCTACACACTGTCCGATCAAGGTGAGAGCTTGGATGATCCATGGCTATGCGCCGAGTGTGAAATTCCATTGCCTGAAGTTCAGATTCTTTCTTGCTTCAGTGTCCGGTTAACGTTAAGCCTGCCATTTCTTCAGTGCCTGTGGAGGTGATCAggtgtcaattctgccacactGTCTGTCTCAAAAGCCTTTCAAAGgagagcagctgctgctcccGAACAGTTCAGTTGGTGGCTTACTCCCTGCTCCTGTTCCAGGCCTGTGTCCTGGACCGTGGTGCTGCTCTGCTGGGCGTGTACCAGGTCAATGTGCTGGTCAATGGTGCCCTCCACCCCAACTACACCGCTtctgtgtcacgtccatgcgggcatgacatggcgggtgaacggagaggagtgacgaggaatggaggacgctttcacctgacatcacgaaaccggggtttaattagtgaatcactggacaggggagacatccgagacctagacactggtgaacacggaacataacttcaaagacctgacagcggacagaaacgaacagggcagctttatacaattgacacaggtgaaaacgattagggaacatttcacaggacaacaatgaaactccggtccggatcctggaccggagtaacccccatttcggaccggatcctgacattctgaaacactgcgaGTGCTGAAATACAGCGACTTCTTCAAGCAGGTGAGACGTTTTTCCACGGGGTTCCCCAATTTGGCATATATGTGGTGTCACATTCCCATCTAGGGGAGGGGAGGACAATGTGAACTAGGCGGACGGTGACAAGAAGGAACACACAGCTGTGTCAGGAGTTctgcctggacaaggacaatCTGATAAGTATAATAGAGGTTCTCTTCAcagcttctctctctcatttcccCCTTCCATCAGGGCTCTTTCCCCCCTCAGTTGCTGGAGGTTCTTCTCCCCCCAGCTTCTGGGCttcttctccaggtccaggctcCCACTCTGTCCCACATCTGTGCCTGGATCCCAGTCTGAATCTGTGTTGTGACAGTTTACCATAATTTTTCTCTGAATTTACTGCCAGAGCTACATATTAATTGGCACTGGTCCATGCCCCAGTTTGTTTTATAGATATTTAATTTTTGTAGATTTTCACATCATTAacagaaatgaatttttttatcCACATTATTACTTCTGTTATCCCAATGACAATGCGATAAAGATGAAGCCATTGCTCATTTTGTTGTGAACATCAACTGCATTGTGGTTATTTAACACTACCATTAAATTcaaaaaattaaattagaatgaatatataaaaaatgctgATAACCTGGTTTGTATATCACAGAAGAATAATTGACAGTGCATCaaaaatctgataaatgtttttgctcagttttgatCATTCTAATCAACAAACCATTCACTGTCACATCACCAGTGATGTTGTTTACCATTTTTATATATGGAAATATTTAATGGCATTGCTGATAATGAAAAAGAGAATTAGTCAATTAACACAGAATGTGTATACACTGCTTGTTGAAACGGAGCGTTCGTTGGGAAGATGCTTGGCAGCAGTAAGATGCTACCTTTAGGGGAAGTTACATTAGATCATGTAAGTGGGGTAGCTAATTATTAAATGATCTCCAtggagacattttaaaaaagactgAGCTTTAATAAAATAGTTATTTCTTTCTTATAGCAAAACTAGTAATCAACAtgcttttatttacacattGCACTCAATGATTTATTTGACACTGTACAACAAAGTAAAAGACACCAAGAACGAATGTTCATTCACGACACAGGACATATTCACTTTTTCATAAACAGTTAATCaacattttttcatattcatgATCACAGttgttcaaatattttttctgcttgtttatttttttctttttttttatgcaagtaCAGACAAACGTGCAAATTCTACTTCCTCATTTCCAAACCTGGAACACTTTCCTTTTTAAAACATCACAATTCAACAACGTCTACATACTTTTCTTTACCACACAAGACCTGTCATTCTATCCAATTATCTACAGTTTGCCTTAAAAGTGCTGTTTTCAACTAGAACTGCAGGGCAGTGAACAATGCGCACACCAATCACAGAAAGAAAACTGACTGCCGCCCCACCATGTCACTTTGCTCCATCGTGGTTTTTttcatatgttttgtttttgtgcaaagtgataaaaatatcattttaattgtgattaaACTTGGAGCACCTTCATGTAAAGTACATGAATGCATGACAGAAGGAAAGCACAGATGAAAAGCTCACCCATCTCGGTGATATTCACAGAATATCAgttgtcctgcacatttttcatCGCTTTATTGACTGGAGAGGAATAAGAGCGTTTGTGTAAACATATATCTCTTTAATTGGCACCCACATCATTTAAACATCCATGTGAATGATAGCCCAGCCCTGAATGCTCACCGAATGAACTCCTTGTTCTCTCACCAACTCAAAATGTAAACTGCGAGAGACGCAAAAACAGCATAATTCAAGAGAGGGTTCCAAAATAAAGAAAGGATGTCTCCCTGTCCTGATCTGGAATGAATATTATCAAAGCATATGTGAAACCCCTAACCAACAAGAGTCATTTCACAGCCATCTTTCTCTTTGCTTGTCAAACCTCTCTCTCTGAGTTGTGACGCTTCAAGTCAAATTAAAACGGCACTAAAACATTCTGCGGTGAAAATAGATCTTCTCAATGAAGTTCTCCAGCTCCTCATCGCCATCTTGCTGAACCCCCATCTCGTCGAAGCCATAGTCAGGAGGGTCGTAAAAGGGAGACTGTCTCCTGTCAGACTGGGTGATTGGACTGGACATGGGCAGGGACTGATATGTCCGAGGGTGCGGCAAGATGTAGTTGGATATGTACGGGTTTGGGGGTCCAACAGTTACCTGTTTCCACCCACGTCCTTTACCTTTTACCCTGTTCCTACGTTTAGGAGGCTTAAAGCCATAGTCCATGGTATCCTCATACTTGTAGTCATATGAGAGCACTGGCATGTTAAAGTACTGGGACTTGGGAGGTGGAAAGTAAACTGGGTAATATGCCCGGTATGGCTTCTGGTAGTACGGATATGAAGGGTAGGCCAAGAAGGGCTGTGGCTTGAACCACAAGTCCTGCTGATACAGCTTGGCTTTGGCTTTCTTTTTGTAAGGGTCAATGCTGTGGGGGCCtttggattttttggggggctttGAGAAGCTGACGGCTggaaccatcaccctgggtggaGCCACTAATGGTCGGAAACGAGGAGCTATGACTGGGGGTgagtctttctttttctttttctcttcaacATCAGCAATTATTTCAACCACATCATCGGCAGGAAGGTGCAGTTTGCTTGAGATCTCTATTAAACGGTCAATGGTCTGCGGATCAATGGCttcatcgtcgtcatcatcgtcaACCACCTCATTGGAGCGCTTGTCCTCAGCTACGCTGCCTTTCTTGCGTTGCTTCAGATAGGAAGTCTCCTGCTGTTTCCGGTCCATGTACTCCAGTAACATGTCTGAGGCGATGTCGGCCAGCCTTTGCTCCTCTTCTCTGGCTGCCAGAGCCTCGGCTTCCTGCCTCCTTACCTCTTCCTGCTCGGCCTTAGCAACTACCCGCTCGTTTTCATTGGTCAGGACCTCATCCGCATTTTCATCTTCTTCGGAGTTTTCAAAGTCATCCATGAAGTTCCTGTCTTCGCTTTGTGGGGTTTTTGTCACTGCTTCCAGCCACTTTAATTTTTTGGTGGCCTGAGCCAGTTGCTGGTTGTATGCTTTGTAGCCCTTCAGAGGTGGAAGTATCTCGTTGTCCTGTAGACCAAGGTCAATGTTCTGAAAATAGCCTCTGGTCATCCTCTCAAGCTTGGAAACATCTTTGTCTGCACTTGCTTTGGGTTCCGCACTTATTTTTTTGCTGAGCAGGTCCAGCAGAAAGAATTGCTGTCCTGCCGGAGTTCCGTTCCCTTCCTTCACTGACCTTTTCTCATCCCACTTGATGTTCTGGTTCTTGCGTGCCACCTGCTCCGCCACCCCTCCGTTTCCTCTCTCATTTTTATTATCTTGGTGGAACTCCAGTAGGGTGTAGGGGTCGGTCATCTGTTCTCTCGCACTATCCTCCTCCCACCCTGGGTTGTCTAGAGCCTCCAGCAAAATCGACGTTAAAGCCTGGGCTGTGTCAATGCCTGCATTGTGGCTTTGATCTGAACGTGTGTGGATCTGGCTATCATTGTCCCCGTGCGCTTCATGTTCCGGTTGGGGCAGCTGAGGGAGGTCtgtgcttctgctgctgctgc
The window above is part of the Denticeps clupeoides chromosome 6, fDenClu1.1, whole genome shotgun sequence genome. Proteins encoded here:
- the LOC114792849 gene encoding neurosecretory protein VGF, translated to MVMTWCQHSSSVSILLLVLLSIHPQLLPASPVPVESSLRSSSSSRSTDLPQLPQPEHEAHGDNDSQIHTRSDQSHNAGIDTAQALTSILLEALDNPGWEEDSAREQMTDPYTLLEFHQDNKNERGNGGVAEQVARKNQNIKWDEKRSVKEGNGTPAGQQFFLLDLLSKKISAEPKASADKDVSKLERMTRGYFQNIDLGLQDNEILPPLKGYKAYNQQLAQATKKLKWLEAVTKTPQSEDRNFMDDFENSEEDENADEVLTNENERVVAKAEQEEVRRQEAEALAAREEEQRLADIASDMLLEYMDRKQQETSYLKQRKKGSVAEDKRSNEVVDDDDDDEAIDPQTIDRLIEISSKLHLPADDVVEIIADVEEKKKKKDSPPVIAPRFRPLVAPPRVMVPAVSFSKPPKKSKGPHSIDPYKKKAKAKLYQQDLWFKPQPFLAYPSYPYYQKPYRAYYPVYFPPPKSQYFNMPVLSYDYKYEDTMDYGFKPPKRRNRVKGKGRGWKQVTVGPPNPYISNYILPHPRTYQSLPMSSPITQSDRRQSPFYDPPDYGFDEMGVQQDGDEELENFIEKIYFHRRMF